From Acidimicrobiales bacterium, a single genomic window includes:
- the tsaE gene encoding tRNA (adenosine(37)-N6)-threonylcarbamoyltransferase complex ATPase subunit type 1 TsaE codes for MIYARTTSVEATRALAAALAELARPGDLVLLAGDLGAGKTAFTQGFGAALGVEERITSPTFTLVNNYAGRLELNHLDVYRLDALAEVLDLGVPEMLDEGGVTVIEWGDAVAPVLPADYLQISFSFCDDADDDRVIELVPVGARWQARTRALAAAVSPWIHEADVPRGDESC; via the coding sequence ATGATCTACGCCCGAACGACGTCCGTCGAGGCCACCCGGGCGCTGGCCGCGGCGCTCGCCGAGCTGGCCCGCCCCGGCGACCTCGTGTTGTTGGCGGGCGACCTCGGGGCCGGGAAGACGGCGTTCACGCAGGGCTTCGGGGCGGCGTTGGGGGTCGAGGAGCGGATCACGAGCCCCACCTTCACGCTCGTCAACAACTACGCGGGGCGCCTCGAGCTGAACCACCTCGACGTCTACCGCCTCGACGCCCTCGCCGAGGTCCTGGACCTCGGCGTCCCCGAGATGCTCGACGAGGGCGGTGTGACGGTCATCGAGTGGGGTGACGCCGTCGCCCCGGTGCTCCCCGCCGACTACCTCCAGATCAGCTTCTCGTTCTGCGACGACGCCGACGACGACCGGGTGATCGAGCTCGTGCCGGTGGGCGCTCGCTGGCAGGCCCGCACCCGAGCCCTGGCGGCGGCCGTCTCGCCGTGGATCCACGAGGCCGACGTCCCCCGGGGGGACGAGTCGTGCTGA
- the tsaB gene encoding tRNA (adenosine(37)-N6)-threonylcarbamoyltransferase complex dimerization subunit type 1 TsaB — MLIAGIDTATVQVSVAIGGHEGVLASTQSCRARQHAEILTPAIEFTCRQARIELSEISVVAVDLGPGLFTGLRVGVAAAKAMAHALNVPMIGVPSLDLLAFPVRFTSRLIVAAIDARRGELFYAFYRQVPGGIQRLTDHRVGSPEDLASELLAASEECLLVGDGAVRYREVFEGLKKTEIVEEGLAYPSASSLVMLAHARALREDWVKPWDLQPLYLRRPDAEINWVTRP, encoded by the coding sequence GTGCTGATCGCCGGGATCGACACCGCCACCGTGCAGGTGAGCGTGGCCATCGGCGGGCACGAGGGGGTCCTGGCCTCCACGCAGTCGTGCCGGGCGCGCCAGCACGCCGAGATCCTCACCCCGGCGATCGAGTTCACGTGCCGCCAGGCCCGCATCGAGCTGTCGGAGATCAGCGTGGTCGCCGTGGACCTCGGGCCCGGCCTCTTCACGGGGCTGCGGGTCGGCGTCGCCGCCGCCAAGGCGATGGCCCACGCCCTCAACGTGCCCATGATCGGGGTGCCCAGCCTCGACCTGCTCGCCTTCCCCGTCCGGTTCACCTCCCGTCTCATCGTGGCGGCGATCGACGCCCGCCGCGGCGAGCTCTTCTACGCCTTCTACCGTCAGGTGCCCGGTGGCATCCAGCGCCTCACCGACCATCGCGTCGGGTCGCCCGAGGACCTCGCCTCGGAGCTGTTGGCCGCCAGCGAGGAGTGCCTTCTCGTCGGCGACGGCGCGGTGCGCTACCGGGAGGTCTTCGAGGGGCTGAAGAAGACCGAGATCGTCGAGGAGGGCCTCGCCTACCCGTCGGCGTCGTCACTGGTGATGCTGGCCCATGCGCGGGCGCTGCGCGAGGACTGGGTGAAGCCGTGGGACCTCCAACCCCTGTACCTGCGCCGACCCGACGCCGAGATCAACTGGGTCACCCGGCCGTGA
- the rimI gene encoding ribosomal protein S18-alanine N-acetyltransferase translates to MTVTGPSGNRAAADVPDRAPDASAGAVVVESMRRRHLRAVLRIEGRTSTTPWSLGLFVAELGRGDERVYLVARQGGRVVGYAGALLVAGEAHVTTIAVDPDHRGRAIATRLLSALVRRCVDLGVGAVTLEVRASNEAALALYRRFGFVPAGVRKGYYSKPVEDALVLWAHDVAEAAYAERLADIDRRLDPAPHDEGAPTTPEGPRP, encoded by the coding sequence GTGACCGTCACCGGCCCGTCGGGGAACCGCGCCGCCGCCGACGTCCCGGACCGCGCGCCGGACGCGTCCGCCGGCGCGGTGGTGGTCGAATCGATGCGCCGTCGCCACCTGCGCGCCGTGCTGCGCATCGAGGGGCGCACCTCCACGACGCCGTGGTCGCTCGGTCTCTTCGTCGCCGAGCTGGGTCGCGGTGACGAGCGCGTCTACCTCGTCGCCCGGCAGGGCGGACGAGTGGTCGGGTACGCCGGCGCGCTCCTCGTGGCCGGCGAGGCCCACGTCACCACGATCGCCGTCGACCCCGACCACCGCGGCCGAGCGATCGCCACCCGTCTCCTCTCGGCCCTGGTCCGGCGGTGCGTCGACCTCGGCGTCGGGGCGGTCACCCTCGAGGTGCGGGCGTCCAACGAGGCGGCCCTCGCTCTCTACCGCCGTTTCGGCTTCGTCCCGGCGGGGGTGCGCAAGGGCTACTACTCCAAGCCGGTCGAGGACGCCCTGGTGCTGTGGGCCCACGACGTCGCGGAGGCCGCGTATGCCGAACGCCTCGCCGACATCGACCGACGCCTCGACCCCGCCCCGCACGACGAGGGCGCGCCGACGACCCCGGAAGGACCCCGCCCGTGA
- the tsaD gene encoding tRNA (adenosine(37)-N6)-threonylcarbamoyltransferase complex transferase subunit TsaD, with translation MTGQRILGIETSCDETAAAVVVDGHTVLSSVVSSQVDLHARFGGVVPEIASRAHVELLTPVVARALVEAGIDDDHVDAVAATVGPGLVGALLVGVSAAKTLALVWDVPFVAVNHLEAHLYAALLEDPALEFPVVVLLVSGGHTLLVHMEGHGRYQVLGSTIDDAAGEAFDKVARYLGLGYPGGPAIDEIAMDGDPEAVAFPRAILDEGYDFSFSGLKTAVVNHVRRHPDVATADVAASFQEAVVDVLVTKARRAVRDLGARGLVLAGGVAANSQLRERVIDVCMADGLHPYLPGRSMCTDNAAMVAAAGWYRLRSDGPSPLSTGAMPNLRLASTTS, from the coding sequence GTGACCGGCCAACGCATCCTCGGCATCGAGACCAGCTGCGACGAGACGGCCGCGGCCGTCGTGGTCGACGGGCACACGGTGCTGTCGTCGGTCGTGTCGAGCCAGGTCGACCTCCACGCCCGCTTCGGCGGGGTCGTGCCCGAGATCGCCAGCCGGGCCCACGTCGAGCTGCTCACCCCGGTGGTGGCCCGCGCCCTGGTCGAGGCCGGGATCGACGACGACCACGTCGACGCTGTCGCGGCCACGGTCGGGCCGGGCCTGGTCGGCGCGCTCCTGGTGGGGGTCAGCGCCGCGAAGACGCTCGCCCTGGTCTGGGACGTGCCCTTCGTGGCGGTGAACCACCTCGAGGCCCACCTGTACGCGGCGTTGCTCGAGGACCCGGCGCTCGAGTTCCCCGTCGTCGTCCTGCTCGTCTCGGGCGGGCACACCCTGTTGGTCCACATGGAGGGCCACGGCCGCTACCAGGTCCTGGGCTCCACGATCGACGACGCCGCCGGGGAGGCGTTCGACAAGGTCGCCCGCTACCTCGGCCTCGGGTACCCCGGCGGTCCGGCCATCGACGAGATCGCCATGGACGGCGACCCCGAGGCCGTCGCCTTCCCCCGGGCCATCCTCGACGAGGGCTACGACTTCTCCTTCTCCGGGCTCAAGACGGCCGTGGTCAACCACGTGCGTCGCCACCCCGACGTGGCCACGGCCGACGTGGCGGCGTCGTTCCAGGAGGCCGTGGTCGACGTGTTGGTGACCAAGGCCCGCCGAGCGGTCCGGGACCTCGGCGCCCGGGGGCTCGTCCTCGCAGGAGGCGTGGCCGCCAACTCCCAGCTCCGCGAGCGGGTCATCGACGTCTGCATGGCCGATGGTCTGCACCCGTACCTGCCGGGTCGGTCGATGTGCACCGACAACGCCGCGATGGTGGCCGCCGCGGGGTGGTACCGGCTCCGTTCCGACGGGCCGAGCCCGCTGTCGACCGGCGCGATGCCCAACCTGCGACTGGCCTCGACGACGTCCTGA
- the groES gene encoding co-chaperone GroES → MNLNPLEDRIVVRPGQSEETTASGLVIPDTAKEKPQQGEVLAVGPGRRSDQTGEIIPVDVKVGDTVVYSKYGGTEITADGEDVLILNARDVLAVIK, encoded by the coding sequence ATGAACCTGAACCCCCTCGAGGACCGCATCGTCGTCCGCCCCGGACAGTCCGAGGAGACCACCGCCAGCGGCCTGGTCATCCCCGACACCGCCAAGGAGAAGCCCCAGCAGGGCGAGGTCCTGGCCGTGGGCCCGGGTCGCCGCAGCGACCAGACCGGCGAGATCATCCCGGTCGACGTGAAGGTCGGCGACACCGTCGTCTACAGCAAGTACGGCGGCACCGAGATCACCGCCGACGGTGAAGACGTCCTGATCCTCAACGCGCGCGACGTGCTCGCCGTCATCAAGTAA
- the groL gene encoding chaperonin GroEL (60 kDa chaperone family; promotes refolding of misfolded polypeptides especially under stressful conditions; forms two stacked rings of heptamers to form a barrel-shaped 14mer; ends can be capped by GroES; misfolded proteins enter the barrel where they are refolded when GroES binds) has protein sequence MAKILKFDEDARRALEAGVNKLADAVKVTLGPKGRNVVLDKKFGAPTITNDGVSIAREVELEDPFENMGAQLVKEVATKTNDIAGDGTTTATVLAQALVREGLRNVAAGASPLGLKRGIEAAVASAVESIHAQAKEIDDKSEIAQVASISAADTTIGEVIANAIDKVGKDGVVTVEESNTFGMDLDFVEGMQFDKGYLSPYFVTDAERQEAVLDNPYVLFVNSKVSSVQDLLPVLEKVMQSAKPLLIVAEDVDGEALATLVVNKIRGTFNSVAVKAPGFGERRKAMLADMAILTGGQVISEEVGLKLDSTTLDLLGSARKIIVTKDDTTIIEGAGDEADVNGRVAQIKREIDDTDSDWDREKLQERLAKLSGGVAVIKVGAATEVELKEKKHRIEDALSATRAAIEEGVVAGGGTALLRARAGVTDVIAGLDGDEATGARAVHRALEAPARLIADNAGLEGAVIVQQVEAETGTTGLNAATGEMVDLLKAGVIDPAKVTRAALQNAASIAALLLTTEALVADEPEPAGDAAAAAAAMGGMGGMGGMGGMM, from the coding sequence ATGGCCAAGATCCTGAAGTTCGACGAGGACGCCCGGCGCGCCCTCGAGGCGGGCGTCAACAAGCTCGCCGACGCCGTGAAGGTCACGCTCGGCCCGAAGGGCCGCAACGTCGTCCTCGACAAGAAGTTCGGCGCCCCGACCATCACCAACGACGGCGTCTCCATCGCCCGAGAGGTGGAGCTCGAGGACCCGTTCGAGAACATGGGCGCCCAGCTGGTGAAGGAGGTCGCCACCAAGACCAACGACATCGCCGGTGACGGCACCACCACCGCGACCGTGCTGGCCCAGGCCCTGGTGCGCGAGGGCCTGCGCAACGTGGCCGCCGGCGCCAGCCCCCTCGGCCTCAAGCGGGGCATCGAGGCGGCTGTGGCCAGCGCCGTGGAGAGCATCCACGCCCAGGCCAAGGAGATCGACGACAAGTCCGAGATCGCCCAGGTGGCCAGCATCTCCGCCGCCGACACGACCATCGGTGAGGTCATCGCCAACGCCATCGACAAGGTGGGCAAGGACGGCGTCGTCACCGTCGAGGAGTCGAACACCTTCGGCATGGACCTCGACTTCGTCGAGGGCATGCAGTTCGACAAGGGCTACCTCTCGCCGTACTTCGTCACCGACGCCGAGCGCCAGGAAGCGGTGCTCGACAACCCGTACGTCCTCTTCGTGAACTCGAAGGTCTCCTCGGTCCAGGACCTGCTCCCGGTGCTCGAGAAGGTCATGCAGTCGGCCAAGCCGCTGCTGATCGTGGCCGAGGACGTCGACGGCGAGGCTCTCGCCACGCTGGTCGTCAACAAGATCCGCGGCACCTTCAACTCGGTGGCCGTGAAGGCCCCCGGCTTCGGCGAGCGCCGCAAGGCCATGCTCGCCGACATGGCCATCCTCACCGGTGGCCAGGTCATCTCCGAGGAGGTGGGTCTCAAGCTCGACTCCACCACCCTCGACCTGCTCGGGTCGGCGCGCAAGATCATCGTCACCAAGGACGACACCACGATCATCGAGGGTGCCGGCGACGAGGCCGACGTGAACGGCCGGGTCGCCCAGATCAAGCGTGAGATCGACGACACCGACTCCGACTGGGACCGCGAGAAGCTCCAGGAGCGCCTCGCCAAGCTGTCCGGCGGCGTGGCCGTCATCAAGGTCGGCGCCGCCACCGAGGTGGAGCTCAAGGAGAAGAAGCACCGCATCGAGGACGCGCTCAGCGCCACCCGTGCGGCCATCGAGGAGGGTGTGGTCGCCGGTGGCGGCACGGCCCTGCTCCGGGCCCGCGCCGGTGTCACCGACGTGATCGCCGGACTCGACGGCGACGAGGCGACCGGTGCTCGCGCCGTGCACCGCGCCCTCGAGGCCCCGGCCCGGCTGATCGCCGACAACGCCGGCCTCGAAGGCGCCGTCATCGTCCAGCAGGTCGAGGCCGAGACCGGTACCACCGGCCTCAACGCGGCCACCGGCGAGATGGTCGACCTGCTCAAGGCCGGCGTCATCGACCCGGCCAAGGTGACCCGGGCGGCGCTGCAGAACGCCGCCTCGATCGCCGCACTGCTGCTCACCACCGAGGCCCTCGTCGCCGACGAGCCCGAGCCGGCCGGCGATGCCGCTGCGGCGGCTGCCGCCATGGGCGGCATGGGTGGCATGGGAGGTATGGGCGGGATGATGTGA
- a CDS encoding potassium channel family protein yields the protein MADERSLPAPWRDAVLDPGSFLPVLVLCVATMIVVPFTGLVRGGGILAFPFTVALVVVALRRSGVSPATMRFAAVVIGVVAVSSITALVVGLVTEVDDRHVITISSAGFAVLFALVFPSMVRAALGHRRVNLNTLTAAVSAYLVIGLWFTMIYLALASVSPQPFFAGSPTPTVGEFEYFSFVTLTTVGYGDLAPLAPAGRAAAVAQAILGQVYLVTTVARVVSLYGSERRAAEAPGGLHEFRSRNAD from the coding sequence GTGGCCGACGAGCGCTCACTGCCCGCACCGTGGCGCGATGCGGTGCTCGATCCCGGCAGCTTCCTCCCGGTGCTGGTGCTGTGCGTCGCCACCATGATCGTCGTCCCGTTCACCGGGCTGGTGCGCGGCGGCGGCATCCTCGCCTTCCCCTTCACGGTCGCCCTGGTCGTCGTGGCGCTCCGCCGCTCGGGGGTGTCGCCGGCGACGATGCGGTTCGCGGCCGTCGTGATCGGCGTGGTGGCGGTGTCCTCCATCACGGCGCTCGTCGTCGGCCTCGTCACGGAGGTGGACGATCGCCACGTGATCACGATCTCCAGCGCCGGCTTCGCCGTGCTCTTCGCGCTGGTCTTCCCGTCGATGGTCCGTGCCGCACTCGGGCACCGCCGCGTGAACCTCAACACGCTGACCGCGGCCGTCAGCGCCTACCTGGTGATCGGCCTGTGGTTCACCATGATCTACCTCGCCCTGGCCTCGGTCAGCCCCCAGCCGTTCTTCGCCGGGAGCCCCACGCCGACGGTGGGCGAGTTCGAGTACTTCAGCTTCGTCACCCTCACCACCGTGGGCTACGGCGACCTCGCCCCGCTGGCGCCGGCCGGGCGGGCCGCGGCCGTCGCGCAGGCCATCCTCGGCCAGGTGTACCTCGTCACCACCGTGGCGCGGGTGGTGAGCCTCTACGGCTCCGAACGTCGCGCCGCCGAGGCGCCGGGGGGCCTCCACGAGTTCCGCAGCCGCAACGCCGACTGA
- a CDS encoding CoA pyrophosphatase: MPDRGGRQRIPRPHSTMPGREAPWAAVPARRRHLSLAEVEAALQSAPPAQPSDREGTGATASAVLVPLYEADGEVVVVLTRRAQHMRSHRGEVAFPGGRQEPGEDLWATALREAEEEVALDPASVTRVGELDHLRTVTSHSFIVPFVGVLDGVPDLVASPAEVEHVLHVPLAELLADDVFREERWGVAPMDRPIFFFDVVGDTIWGATAAMLRNLLCLLTGTYDPADRPLPWGARPGEAARHDHA; encoded by the coding sequence TTGCCCGACCGAGGGGGCCGCCAGCGCATCCCCCGACCGCACTCGACGATGCCGGGTCGGGAGGCCCCGTGGGCGGCGGTGCCGGCGCGTCGACGGCACCTGTCGCTGGCCGAGGTCGAGGCGGCGCTCCAGTCGGCCCCGCCCGCACAGCCGTCCGATCGCGAGGGGACCGGTGCGACCGCGTCGGCGGTGCTCGTCCCGCTCTACGAGGCCGACGGCGAGGTCGTGGTGGTGCTCACCCGACGCGCCCAGCACATGCGCAGCCACCGGGGGGAGGTGGCCTTCCCGGGCGGCCGTCAGGAGCCCGGCGAGGACCTCTGGGCCACGGCGCTGCGCGAGGCCGAGGAGGAGGTGGCCCTCGATCCGGCCTCGGTCACCCGGGTCGGCGAGCTCGACCACCTCCGCACGGTGACGAGCCACTCGTTCATCGTGCCGTTCGTCGGCGTGCTGGACGGCGTCCCCGACCTGGTGGCGTCGCCGGCCGAGGTGGAGCACGTCCTGCACGTCCCGCTGGCCGAGCTGCTCGCCGACGACGTGTTCCGCGAGGAGCGCTGGGGGGTGGCGCCCATGGACCGGCCCATCTTCTTCTTCGACGTCGTCGGCGACACCATCTGGGGGGCGACGGCGGCGATGCTGCGCAACCTGTTGTGCCTCCTCACCGGCACCTACGACCCCGCCGACCGGCCCCTGCCGTGGGGAGCCCGCCCCGGCGAGGCCGCTCGGCACGATCACGCCTGA